The Streptomyces sp. NBC_01255 genome window below encodes:
- a CDS encoding GNAT family N-acetyltransferase has protein sequence MPELRTDRLLLRRWRESDLEPWAEMNADPEVRRYLGEPLTREQSDAVVAGMRAAFDERGFGWWALEVRETGEFVGRVGLDVIGEDMPFPGVDIGWRLVRSAWGHGYATEAAVACLAFGFETLGLREVLASTTVDNVRSQAVMRRIGMTRDPADDFEDPSVPEGPLRRCVLYRATPHRG, from the coding sequence ATGCCAGAGCTGCGTACGGACCGTCTTCTGCTCCGCCGTTGGCGGGAGTCCGACCTCGAACCGTGGGCGGAGATGAACGCCGATCCCGAGGTCCGCAGGTACCTGGGTGAGCCGCTGACGCGGGAGCAGAGCGATGCCGTCGTGGCGGGGATGCGGGCCGCGTTCGACGAGCGTGGCTTCGGGTGGTGGGCTCTGGAGGTACGGGAGACCGGCGAGTTCGTCGGCCGCGTCGGCTTGGACGTGATCGGCGAGGACATGCCGTTCCCGGGCGTGGACATCGGCTGGCGGCTGGTGCGCTCGGCGTGGGGGCACGGTTACGCGACCGAGGCGGCCGTGGCCTGCCTGGCTTTCGGATTCGAGACGCTCGGGCTGCGGGAAGTGCTGGCATCGACGACCGTCGACAACGTTCGTTCGCAGGCGGTGATGCGCCGGATCGGCATGACCCGCGACCCGGCAGACGACTTCGAGGACCCGAGCGTCCCCGAAGGCCCACTCCGCCGCTGTGTGCTGTACAGGGCGACGCCGCACCGGGGGTGA
- a CDS encoding serine/threonine-protein kinase, with protein sequence MRPWTPNDPTQVGPFRTVAVLGQGGMGRVLLGVAPNGSLVAVKQVHAELADDEGFRSRFRREVDASRRVSGAYTAPVIDADPDAPTPWLASLFLPGLPLSDVLADGFLPEEAVRQLAAGLAQALADIHRVGLVHRDLKPSNVMLTDDGVRVIDFGIARAGDHLTKLTHTGALIGSPAFMAPEQITGGAPTPAADVFALGATLVVACTGRTPFSGASAPALMYSIAHEEPDLGAVPPGLRGLLAACLAKDPGARPSPQDVLALIGPVTPSARPWPEAVHRRIADQSAETARLVSAAPTPPAPTAPPLPRVRSRGRRLRTVAAVVAGVLTVTGALVAVNGWADDVYYAFVDEPVPTPGNVPLSQVADTYTGTIPSCEELRPKVKVPAGFTQQRVQDGGPPHTQYDGATSNQCTWNTRSGDQIVVVWDLYRSKPGGPTGAEGAKARYEGMYIRGATQRVSTLDFVEEALWYKPDGHCVLYARDVNLELFVQVKGPNYPLGTCEALTEESAKQAAALIKKKAAAQ encoded by the coding sequence ATGCGTCCATGGACGCCGAACGACCCGACACAGGTCGGGCCGTTCCGTACGGTCGCGGTGCTCGGGCAGGGGGGCATGGGCCGGGTCCTGCTCGGCGTCGCGCCGAACGGCAGCCTGGTCGCCGTCAAGCAGGTGCACGCCGAGCTGGCCGACGACGAGGGCTTCCGGTCGCGGTTCCGCCGCGAGGTCGACGCCTCCCGACGGGTGTCCGGCGCCTACACGGCACCGGTGATCGACGCCGACCCGGACGCCCCGACACCGTGGCTCGCCTCGCTCTTCCTCCCCGGGCTCCCGCTGAGCGACGTCCTCGCCGACGGCTTCCTGCCCGAAGAGGCGGTACGGCAGCTGGCCGCCGGCCTCGCCCAGGCACTGGCCGACATCCACCGGGTGGGCCTGGTCCACCGGGACCTGAAGCCGTCGAACGTGATGCTCACCGACGACGGCGTCCGCGTGATCGACTTCGGCATCGCCCGCGCGGGCGACCACCTGACGAAACTCACGCACACGGGCGCGCTCATCGGCTCCCCCGCGTTCATGGCGCCGGAGCAGATCACGGGCGGGGCGCCGACCCCCGCCGCCGACGTCTTCGCGCTCGGAGCCACCCTGGTCGTGGCCTGTACGGGGAGGACGCCGTTCAGCGGCGCCTCGGCCCCCGCGCTGATGTACAGCATCGCCCACGAGGAACCCGACCTCGGCGCCGTACCGCCGGGGCTGCGCGGCCTCCTCGCGGCGTGCCTCGCCAAGGACCCGGGGGCGCGCCCCTCCCCGCAGGACGTCCTCGCCCTCATCGGGCCGGTGACGCCGTCGGCACGGCCCTGGCCGGAGGCCGTGCACCGGCGGATCGCGGACCAGTCGGCGGAGACCGCCCGGCTGGTGAGCGCGGCGCCGACGCCGCCCGCACCCACGGCGCCACCCCTCCCCCGGGTACGGAGCCGGGGCCGCCGGCTCCGGACGGTCGCCGCCGTCGTCGCGGGGGTCCTCACGGTCACCGGGGCGCTGGTCGCGGTGAACGGCTGGGCGGACGACGTGTACTACGCGTTCGTGGACGAGCCCGTCCCGACGCCGGGGAACGTCCCGCTGAGCCAGGTGGCCGACACGTACACGGGGACCATCCCCTCCTGCGAGGAACTGCGCCCGAAGGTGAAGGTGCCGGCCGGGTTCACCCAGCAGCGGGTCCAGGACGGCGGGCCCCCGCACACCCAGTACGACGGCGCCACGTCGAACCAGTGCACCTGGAACACCCGCTCCGGCGACCAGATCGTCGTGGTCTGGGACCTGTACCGCAGCAAGCCGGGCGGCCCCACCGGCGCCGAAGGCGCGAAGGCGCGCTACGAGGGCATGTACATACGCGGCGCCACCCAGCGGGTCTCGACGCTCGACTTCGTCGAGGAGGCCCTCTGGTACAAACCCGACGGCCACTGCGTGCTGTACGCCCGGGACGTCAACCTGGAGCTCTTCGTCCAGGTGAAGGGCCCCAATTACCCCCTGGGCACGTGTGAGGCCCTGACCGAGGAGAGCGCGAAGCAGGCCGCCGCGCTCATCAAGAAGAAGGCGGCGGCACAGTGA
- a CDS encoding serine/threonine-protein kinase yields the protein MTRPLRPTDPREAGPYRLLAELGRGGMGRVYLGAAPDGRLAAVKQVHARFAHDEDFRARFRREVDASRKVSGACTAAVMAADADAPVPWLASVFVAGPSLGAAVERSGTLPAETVRRLAVQLATALDEIHRAGLIHRDLKPENVLLSGDGARVIDFGIARIAEAGNVTELTGTGLVVGSPAFMSPEQAEGKELTPASDVFSLGSVLAMAATGASPFAGPSTLQSLYNVVHTAPDLTAVPPELAGLLAWCLAKDPESRPSPPQLLAALGPAAPVARQWPPAVHAMIDDQQRNIDHLLSRPADDPERTVVVTPHQVPAAPTAVVTQLAAAPVRRRRRGPLLVATAVALCVLGAGAWWSLKDGGLGAGPPDLYLTMPICAEVARKLPLPERRPDQDAYTEYSDSATTSCSWNNKDEPQADGWNYYSHAVVRWDLRRSAGTDENATERQKSEFADDAEGERPETGLPFADEAFWSAPSNSQTTCTLYARKGNLVVYVSLGGKPHPAETCEQEAKNIAQSAFAAVPRA from the coding sequence GTGACGAGGCCCCTGCGTCCCACCGACCCCCGCGAGGCCGGCCCCTACCGGCTCCTCGCCGAACTCGGCCGTGGCGGCATGGGCCGCGTCTACCTCGGCGCCGCGCCCGACGGGCGGCTCGCCGCCGTGAAGCAGGTGCACGCCCGGTTCGCCCACGACGAGGACTTCCGCGCCCGGTTCCGGCGCGAGGTCGACGCCTCGCGGAAGGTGTCCGGCGCCTGCACGGCGGCCGTGATGGCCGCCGACGCGGACGCGCCCGTGCCCTGGCTGGCCTCCGTGTTCGTCGCGGGCCCGTCGCTCGGGGCGGCGGTGGAACGGTCCGGCACGCTGCCCGCCGAGACGGTACGGCGCCTGGCCGTACAGCTGGCGACGGCCCTGGACGAGATCCACCGCGCGGGGCTGATCCACCGCGACCTGAAGCCGGAGAACGTACTGCTCTCGGGGGACGGCGCCCGGGTCATCGACTTCGGCATCGCACGGATCGCCGAGGCCGGGAACGTCACCGAGCTGACCGGGACCGGCCTGGTGGTCGGCTCGCCCGCGTTCATGTCGCCCGAGCAGGCCGAGGGGAAGGAACTCACCCCGGCGAGCGACGTGTTCTCGCTCGGCTCGGTCCTGGCGATGGCGGCGACCGGGGCGAGCCCGTTCGCGGGCCCGTCGACCCTCCAGTCGCTCTACAACGTCGTCCACACGGCACCCGACCTCACCGCCGTACCGCCGGAGCTGGCCGGCCTCCTCGCCTGGTGCCTGGCCAAGGACCCGGAGTCCCGCCCGAGCCCGCCGCAGCTCCTCGCCGCGCTGGGCCCGGCGGCCCCGGTAGCCCGGCAGTGGCCGCCCGCCGTCCATGCGATGATCGACGACCAGCAACGGAACATCGACCACCTCCTCAGCCGCCCGGCCGACGACCCGGAACGCACGGTGGTCGTCACGCCCCACCAGGTCCCCGCGGCCCCCACGGCCGTGGTCACCCAGCTCGCCGCCGCCCCCGTCCGCCGCCGGAGGCGCGGCCCGCTCCTCGTCGCCACCGCCGTCGCTCTCTGCGTCCTCGGTGCGGGAGCCTGGTGGTCGCTGAAGGACGGAGGGCTGGGGGCGGGCCCGCCGGACCTGTACCTGACGATGCCGATCTGCGCCGAGGTGGCACGGAAGCTCCCGCTCCCGGAACGACGGCCGGACCAGGACGCGTACACCGAGTACTCGGATTCGGCGACGACCAGCTGCTCCTGGAACAACAAGGACGAGCCGCAGGCGGACGGCTGGAACTACTACTCCCACGCCGTCGTCCGGTGGGACCTGCGCCGCAGCGCGGGCACCGACGAGAACGCCACGGAACGCCAGAAGAGCGAGTTCGCGGACGACGCGGAGGGCGAACGCCCCGAGACGGGCCTCCCCTTCGCCGACGAGGCCTTCTGGAGCGCCCCGAGCAACAGCCAGACGACCTGCACGCTCTACGCCCGCAAGGGAAACCTGGTTGTCTACGTCTCCCTGGGCGGCAAGCCCCACCCGGCGGAGACGTGCGAACAGGAGGCGAAGAACATCGCGCAATCGGCATTCGCAGCGGTACCACGCGCCTGA
- a CDS encoding DUF6113 family protein, with protein sequence MSAAASRASSGASSRTPAPAPAPLPTSRGARYAWYGALVVLGALVGTAGALVQAAWFPGGLLLALLASAAVFYGGLRATGTQVGVVAAGAGWLVAVILLSFGRPEGDGAFGGGPGELLFLFGGMAVAVMCATLSRLPRPTR encoded by the coding sequence GTGAGCGCCGCCGCCTCCCGGGCCTCCTCGGGCGCCTCCTCCCGGACCCCCGCCCCCGCCCCGGCCCCCCTCCCGACCTCCCGCGGCGCCCGCTACGCCTGGTACGGCGCCCTGGTCGTCCTCGGAGCCCTCGTCGGGACCGCCGGAGCCCTCGTCCAAGCCGCCTGGTTCCCCGGCGGCTTGCTGCTCGCACTCCTCGCCAGCGCCGCCGTCTTCTACGGAGGGCTCCGCGCCACCGGCACCCAGGTCGGCGTCGTCGCCGCCGGCGCCGGCTGGCTCGTCGCCGTCATCCTGCTCAGCTTCGGACGCCCGGAGGGCGACGGGGCGTTCGGCGGAGGACCCGGAGAGCTGCTGTTCCTCTTCGGCGGCATGGCGGTCGCTGTGATGTGCGCCACGCTGTCCCGGCTCCCGCGACCGACCCGGTGA
- a CDS encoding ABC transporter permease: MPEQPQPFDDGRAINHTGAGGGTDLAMDEGETLEKTPGGPEGTGPDKKPRSLWSDAWIDLRRNPIFIISGLIIIFLVIISIWPQLIASGNPLDCDLSKAQEGSQPGHPFGFNGQGCDVYTRTVYGARASLQVGLFATLGVTLLGSVLGGLAGFYGGAWDGFLSRVTDVFFAIPVILGGLVLLSVVSSNTVWPVIGFMVLLGWPQLSRIARGSVITAKQNDYVQAARALGASNNRMLLRHIAPNALAPVIVVATIALGTYISLEATLSFLGVGLKPPTVSWGIDISSAAPYVRNAPQMLLWPSGALAITVLAFIMLGDAVRDALDPKLR, translated from the coding sequence ATGCCTGAGCAGCCTCAGCCGTTCGACGACGGCCGCGCGATCAACCACACCGGCGCCGGCGGCGGCACCGACCTCGCGATGGACGAGGGCGAGACGCTGGAGAAGACGCCCGGCGGTCCCGAGGGCACCGGACCCGACAAGAAACCCCGCTCCCTCTGGTCCGACGCCTGGATCGACCTGCGCCGCAACCCGATCTTCATCATCTCCGGCCTGATCATCATCTTCCTGGTGATCATCTCGATCTGGCCCCAGCTCATCGCCAGCGGCAACCCGCTCGACTGCGACCTCTCCAAGGCCCAGGAGGGCTCCCAGCCCGGCCACCCCTTCGGCTTCAACGGCCAGGGCTGCGACGTCTACACCCGTACCGTCTACGGAGCCAGGGCCTCCCTCCAGGTCGGCCTCTTCGCCACCCTCGGCGTGACCCTCCTCGGCTCCGTCCTCGGCGGACTCGCCGGCTTCTACGGCGGCGCCTGGGACGGCTTCCTCTCCCGTGTCACCGACGTCTTCTTCGCGATCCCCGTCATCCTCGGCGGCCTCGTCCTGCTCTCCGTCGTCAGCAGCAACACCGTCTGGCCCGTCATCGGCTTCATGGTGCTCCTCGGCTGGCCGCAGCTCTCCCGCATCGCCCGCGGCTCCGTCATCACCGCCAAGCAGAACGACTACGTCCAGGCCGCCCGCGCGCTCGGCGCCTCCAACAACCGGATGCTGCTCCGCCACATCGCGCCCAACGCCCTCGCGCCCGTCATCGTCGTCGCGACCATCGCCCTCGGCACGTACATCTCGCTGGAGGCGACGCTCTCCTTCCTCGGCGTCGGCCTCAAGCCCCCGACCGTCTCCTGGGGCATCGACATCTCCTCGGCCGCCCCCTACGTGCGCAACGCACCGCAGATGCTCCTCTGGCCCTCCGGCGCGCTCGCCATCACGGTGCTCGCCTTCATCATGCTCGGCGACGCCGTCCGCGACGCCCTCGACCCGAAGCTGAGGTAG
- a CDS encoding S9 family peptidase, with protein sequence MTSTRQPSPQPSPEPSAAPRAALSFPRLHARTQRFTLGVPRGFSVSPGGERVVFVRSASGTDRSHKLWVLDLPAEGAPVERVAADPDALLAGAAEELSPEERARRERSREGSGGIVAYAVDSAVELAAFALSGRLFTAELRAGTARELPVPGPVIDPRPSPDGRLVAYVAEGALRVVGADGSGDREVAVPEDGHVSYGLAEFIASEEMGRDRGYWWSPDSDRLLVARADDRAVRRWWIADPAHPGRAPQEVGYPAAGTDNAEVRLFLVGLDGARTEVVWDRERYPYLARVHWSAAGAPLLLVQTRDQRAGLNLAVDTESGTTSTVRAEEDPAWLELLPGVPAWAPDGRLVRVTDESGARALAVGERLLTDGALHVRAVLGFGEDDVLVSASAGEAAAAPETGEIHVYRVTDRGPERLSEGAGVHGAVRSGPVTVLVSARPGAPGSVARVLRDGREVAVVGSYAQDPMISAGVRLMEAGHRRIPCAVLLPTGYAEKDGPLPVLMDPYGGPHGQRVLAAHNPYLTSQWFADQGFAVIVADGRGMPGRSPAWEKAILRDLTPTLDDQVDALHALAGSFPLDLGRVAIRGWSYGGYLAARAVLQRPDVFHAAVVGAPVTDWRLYDTHYTERYLGTPQDDPEVYAAQSLLTDDGLTAPEEPARPMMVVHGLADDNVVFAHALRLSSALLAAGRPHEVLPLSGVTHMTPQEQVAENLLLLQVDFLRRSLGLVG encoded by the coding sequence ATGACCTCGACTCGACAGCCGTCACCGCAGCCGTCCCCAGAGCCGTCGGCCGCGCCCCGGGCCGCGCTCTCCTTCCCCCGCCTGCACGCCCGGACCCAGCGGTTCACGCTGGGCGTTCCGCGCGGTTTCTCGGTCTCTCCCGGCGGGGAGCGCGTCGTGTTCGTCAGATCCGCTTCCGGGACCGACCGTTCGCACAAGCTGTGGGTCCTCGACCTGCCGGCGGAGGGCGCACCGGTGGAGCGGGTGGCCGCCGATCCCGATGCGCTGCTCGCGGGTGCGGCGGAGGAGCTGTCGCCGGAGGAGCGGGCGCGCCGGGAGCGGAGCCGGGAGGGCTCCGGCGGAATCGTGGCGTACGCGGTGGACTCTGCCGTGGAGCTGGCGGCGTTCGCCCTGTCGGGACGGCTGTTCACGGCGGAGCTGCGGGCGGGGACGGCGCGGGAGCTGCCGGTGCCCGGGCCGGTGATCGACCCCCGTCCCTCGCCGGACGGGCGGCTCGTCGCGTATGTGGCGGAGGGTGCGCTGCGGGTGGTCGGAGCGGATGGTTCCGGTGATCGGGAGGTCGCCGTGCCGGAGGACGGGCACGTCTCCTACGGATTGGCCGAATTCATCGCCTCCGAGGAGATGGGCCGGGACCGCGGTTACTGGTGGTCCCCCGATTCCGACCGGCTGCTGGTCGCCCGTGCGGACGACCGGGCCGTACGCCGCTGGTGGATCGCCGATCCGGCGCATCCCGGGCGGGCGCCGCAGGAGGTCGGGTACCCGGCGGCGGGAACGGACAACGCGGAGGTGCGGCTCTTCCTCGTGGGCCTCGACGGGGCGCGTACGGAGGTGGTGTGGGACCGGGAGCGGTATCCGTACCTCGCGCGCGTGCACTGGTCGGCGGCCGGGGCGCCGCTGCTGCTCGTCCAGACGCGGGACCAGCGGGCCGGGCTGAACCTGGCGGTGGACACGGAGTCCGGGACGACCTCGACCGTGCGGGCGGAGGAGGACCCGGCGTGGCTGGAGCTGTTGCCGGGGGTGCCGGCGTGGGCTCCGGACGGGCGGCTCGTCCGTGTCACGGACGAGAGCGGGGCCCGGGCCCTCGCCGTCGGGGAGCGGCTCCTCACGGACGGGGCGCTGCACGTCAGGGCGGTGCTCGGGTTCGGGGAGGACGACGTCCTCGTATCGGCTTCGGCGGGTGAGGCGGCCGCGGCGCCGGAGACCGGCGAGATCCATGTGTACCGGGTGACCGACCGGGGGCCGGAGCGGCTCTCCGAGGGCGCCGGGGTGCACGGGGCCGTGCGCTCGGGGCCGGTGACGGTCCTCGTCTCGGCGCGGCCGGGCGCGCCCGGGAGTGTGGCGCGGGTGCTGCGGGACGGCCGGGAGGTCGCGGTGGTGGGCTCGTACGCGCAGGATCCGATGATCTCCGCGGGGGTTCGGCTCATGGAGGCGGGGCACCGGCGGATCCCGTGCGCGGTGCTGCTGCCCACGGGGTACGCGGAGAAGGACGGGCCGCTTCCGGTGCTCATGGATCCGTACGGCGGTCCGCACGGGCAGCGCGTGCTGGCCGCGCACAACCCGTATCTGACGTCCCAGTGGTTCGCCGACCAGGGCTTCGCGGTGATCGTCGCGGACGGGCGCGGCATGCCGGGCCGCTCCCCCGCCTGGGAGAAGGCGATCCTGCGCGATCTGACGCCGACGCTCGACGACCAGGTGGACGCGCTGCACGCGCTGGCCGGGAGCTTCCCGCTGGACCTGGGGCGGGTGGCGATCCGCGGCTGGTCCTACGGCGGCTACCTCGCCGCCCGGGCGGTGCTCCAGCGGCCGGACGTCTTCCACGCGGCCGTCGTCGGGGCGCCGGTGACGGACTGGCGGCTGTACGACACGCACTACACGGAGCGGTACCTCGGCACCCCGCAGGACGATCCGGAGGTGTACGCGGCGCAGTCGCTGCTCACCGACGACGGCCTGACGGCGCCGGAGGAGCCCGCGCGGCCGATGATGGTCGTGCACGGTCTCGCCGACGACAACGTGGTGTTCGCGCACGCGCTGCGGCTCTCCTCGGCCCTGCTCGCGGCGGGCCGGCCGCACGAGGTGCTGCCGCTGTCCGGGGTCACGCACATGACGCCGCAGGAGCAGGTGGCGGAGAACCTGCTCCTGCTCCAGGTGGACTTCCTGAGGAGGTCGCTCGGCCTCGTCGGGTGA
- a CDS encoding ABC transporter ATP-binding protein, whose translation MLLEVRDLHVEFHTRDGVAKAVNGVDYSVDAGETLAVLGESGSGKSVTAQAVMGILDIPPGKITQGEILFQGQDLLKLSESERRKIRGAKMAMVFQDALSSLNPVVSVGDQLGEMFQVHKGMSRKDSRAKAVELMDRVRIPAAKERVGQYPHQFSGGMRQRIMIAMALALEPELIIADEPTTALDVTVQAQVMDLLAELQRELNMGLILITHDLGVVADVADKIAVMYAGRIVEQAPVHEIYKAPAHPYTKGLLESIPRLDQKGQELYAIKGLPPNLLNIPPGCAFNPRCPMAQDICRTDVPPLYDVTESPVPRASACHFWKECLHG comes from the coding sequence ATGCTGCTCGAAGTGCGCGACCTGCACGTGGAGTTCCACACCCGCGACGGCGTGGCCAAGGCCGTCAACGGCGTCGACTACTCCGTCGACGCGGGGGAGACCCTCGCCGTCCTCGGCGAGTCCGGCTCCGGCAAGTCCGTCACCGCCCAGGCCGTCATGGGCATCCTCGACATCCCCCCGGGAAAGATCACCCAGGGCGAGATCCTCTTCCAGGGCCAGGACCTCCTGAAGCTCTCGGAGTCCGAGCGGCGCAAGATCCGCGGCGCCAAGATGGCGATGGTCTTCCAGGACGCGCTGTCCTCCCTCAACCCCGTCGTCAGCGTCGGCGACCAGCTCGGCGAGATGTTCCAGGTCCACAAGGGGATGTCGAGGAAGGACTCCAGGGCCAAGGCGGTCGAGCTGATGGACCGCGTCCGCATCCCCGCCGCCAAGGAACGCGTCGGCCAGTACCCCCACCAGTTCTCCGGCGGCATGCGCCAGCGCATCATGATCGCGATGGCGCTCGCCCTCGAACCCGAGCTGATCATCGCCGACGAGCCGACCACCGCCCTCGACGTGACCGTCCAGGCCCAGGTCATGGACCTCCTCGCCGAGCTCCAGCGCGAACTCAACATGGGCCTGATCCTCATCACCCACGACCTCGGCGTCGTCGCCGACGTCGCCGACAAGATCGCGGTCATGTACGCGGGCCGGATCGTCGAACAGGCCCCCGTCCACGAGATCTACAAGGCCCCCGCCCACCCCTACACCAAGGGCCTCCTCGAATCGATCCCGCGCCTGGACCAGAAGGGCCAGGAGCTGTACGCGATCAAGGGCCTGCCACCCAACCTCCTGAACATCCCGCCCGGCTGCGCCTTCAACCCCCGCTGCCCCATGGCCCAGGACATCTGCCGGACCGACGTACCCCCGCTGTACGACGTGACCGAGTCCCCGGTGCCCCGCGCCAGCGCCTGCCACTTCTGGAAGGAGTGCCTCCATGGCTGA
- a CDS encoding ABC transporter ATP-binding protein: MAEAILEVRDLHKHYPLTQGILFKKQVGAVKAVDGVDFDLAAGETLGIVGESGCGKSTVAKMLVNLERPTSGSIRYKGDDITKLSPRALKAVRRNIQMVFQDPYTSLNPRMTVGDIIGEPYEIHPEVAPKGSRRQKVQDLLDVVGLNPEYINRYPHQFSGGQRQRIGIARGLALQPEIIVADEPVSALDVSVQAQVVNLLENLQSEFSLSYVFIAHDLSIVRHISNRVGVMYLGRIVEIGSDAQIYDHPTHPYTQALLSAVPVPDPEARAHRERIILTGDVPSPANIPSGCRFRTRCWKAQERCTLEVPLLAVPAVFRLTDSPAKHDSACHFAEEKQVVPPESGNGGEDGEANGGEEPKSL; this comes from the coding sequence ATGGCTGAGGCGATTCTCGAAGTCCGGGACCTCCACAAGCACTACCCGCTGACCCAGGGCATCCTCTTCAAGAAGCAGGTCGGCGCGGTCAAGGCCGTCGACGGCGTCGACTTCGACCTCGCCGCCGGCGAGACACTCGGCATCGTCGGCGAGTCCGGCTGCGGCAAGTCGACCGTCGCGAAGATGCTGGTCAACCTGGAGCGGCCGACGTCCGGATCGATCCGCTACAAGGGCGACGACATCACCAAGCTGTCCCCCCGCGCCCTCAAGGCCGTCCGCCGCAACATCCAGATGGTCTTCCAGGACCCGTACACCTCGCTCAACCCGCGCATGACGGTCGGCGACATCATCGGCGAGCCGTACGAGATCCACCCCGAGGTCGCCCCCAAGGGCTCCCGCCGCCAGAAGGTCCAGGACCTCCTGGACGTCGTCGGCCTCAACCCCGAGTACATCAACCGCTACCCGCACCAGTTCTCCGGTGGCCAGCGCCAGCGCATCGGCATCGCCCGCGGTCTCGCGCTCCAGCCCGAGATCATCGTGGCCGACGAACCGGTCTCCGCCCTCGACGTCTCCGTCCAGGCGCAGGTCGTCAACCTCCTGGAGAACCTCCAGTCCGAGTTCTCCCTCTCGTACGTCTTCATCGCGCACGACCTGTCGATCGTGCGGCACATCTCCAACCGGGTCGGCGTCATGTACCTCGGCCGGATCGTCGAGATCGGCAGCGACGCCCAGATCTACGACCACCCGACCCACCCGTACACACAGGCCCTGCTCTCGGCCGTCCCCGTCCCGGACCCGGAGGCGCGCGCCCACCGCGAGCGCATCATCCTCACCGGCGACGTCCCCTCCCCGGCCAACATCCCCTCGGGCTGCCGCTTCCGCACCCGCTGCTGGAAGGCCCAGGAACGCTGCACGCTGGAAGTCCCCCTCCTCGCCGTCCCGGCGGTCTTCCGCCTCACGGACAGCCCGGCGAAGCACGACTCGGCCTGCCACTTCGCGGAGGAGAAGCAGGTGGTGCCACCGGAGAGCGGCAACGGCGGGGAGGACGGGGAAGCGAACGGCGGGGAAGAACCCAAGTCGCTTTAA
- the mshB gene encoding N-acetyl-1-D-myo-inositol-2-amino-2-deoxy-alpha-D-glucopyranoside deacetylase yields MTDLPARRLLLVHAHPDDESINNGATMARYAAEGALVTLVTCTLGEEGEVIPPGLAHLAPDREDRLGPHRVGELAAAMTELGVTDHRFLGGPGRFRDSGMMGAEQNKRENAFWNTDVDTAAPHLVEVIRETRPQVLVTYDPDGGYGHPDHIQAHRVAMRAAELAADPAYRPDLGPAHTIAKIYWNRVPRPVAEAGFARLRAEGSAFPAVAAIDDVPGVVDEDRITTAIDAGPEHTARKTAAMAAHATQVAVDGPFFALSNDLGQPIFTTEYYELVQGTPGAPAGVRETDLFAGVTA; encoded by the coding sequence ATGACCGATCTCCCCGCCCGTCGTCTGCTCCTCGTGCACGCGCACCCGGACGACGAGTCGATCAACAACGGCGCCACCATGGCCAGGTACGCGGCCGAGGGCGCCCTTGTCACCCTGGTCACCTGCACGCTCGGCGAGGAGGGCGAGGTCATCCCGCCCGGGCTCGCCCACCTGGCACCCGACCGGGAGGACCGGCTCGGCCCGCACCGCGTCGGCGAACTCGCCGCCGCGATGACCGAGCTGGGCGTCACCGACCACCGCTTCCTCGGCGGCCCCGGCCGCTTCCGCGACTCCGGAATGATGGGCGCCGAGCAGAACAAGCGCGAGAACGCGTTCTGGAACACCGACGTCGACACCGCCGCCCCCCACCTCGTCGAGGTCATCCGCGAGACCCGCCCACAGGTCCTCGTCACCTACGACCCCGACGGCGGCTACGGCCACCCCGACCACATCCAGGCCCACCGGGTCGCCATGCGCGCCGCCGAACTCGCCGCCGACCCCGCGTACCGCCCCGACCTCGGACCCGCCCACACGATCGCCAAGATCTACTGGAACCGCGTCCCCCGCCCGGTCGCCGAGGCCGGATTCGCCCGGCTGCGCGCCGAGGGCTCCGCCTTCCCCGCCGTCGCCGCCATCGACGACGTCCCCGGGGTCGTCGACGAGGACCGGATCACCACCGCGATCGACGCGGGCCCGGAGCACACGGCCCGCAAGACCGCAGCGATGGCCGCCCACGCCACCCAAGTCGCGGTCGACGGCCCGTTCTTCGCCCTCTCCAACGACCTCGGCCAGCCGATCTTCACCACCGAGTACTACGAGTTGGTCCAGGGCACCCCGGGCGCCCCCGCCGGCGTCCGCGAGACGGACCTCTTCGCGGGGGTGACCGCGTGA